A genome region from Triticum aestivum cultivar Chinese Spring chromosome 2B, IWGSC CS RefSeq v2.1, whole genome shotgun sequence includes the following:
- the LOC123040302 gene encoding acyl transferase 15-like — protein MSDAVVTKLPAVVVGPSEPGAPTGIISLSSFDKVQIPIPMALLLVFHQPIDDPAETIKKALSRALVSYHPMAGRLVAGADDDAYLSIACTGEGVPFVAATASCAMKEAMTSPPFLRELTVRYPDELCRLSDALVLMQVTEFTCGGFVVGVTWNHVMADGAGIAQFLQAIGELARGMGAPSAVPVRSGATIPPIPTPVVATLRSQMQVLTEELASLDVTIPSSLISRVKAECGGDCMTFEVVAAALWRSRTRAIFSGDDPDDPAMLFFPKNMREKVGADRGYYGNCFGSQLVVATSGAVAGAEIKDLVKLIKGHADILDLLMDAGAASGNDLGRLMSSPRYHAIAVSSWQKLGLEAADFGRGKPARVMWQPEKAVGFFCVVCPPCMGKDGVNVMSRCVTPEHAEAFLRELAALDM, from the exons ATGAGTGACGCTGTAGTGACAAAGTTGCCGGCGGTGGTCGTTGGCCCGTCGGAGCCGGGGGCGCCAACCGGCATCATCAGTCTCTCCTCCTTCGACAAGGTTCAGATTCCTATCCCGATGGCGCTCCTCCTCGTCTTCCACCAACCGATCGACGACCCCGCCGAGACCATCAAGAAGGCCCTGTCGCGGGCGCTAGTGTCCTACCACCCTATGGCCGGCCGGCTCGTTGCCGGAGCCGACGACGACGCGTACCTCAGCATCGCGTGCACCGGCGAAGGCGTGCCTTTCGTGGCCGCGACCGCTAGCTGTGCCATGAAGGAAGCCATGACGTCGCCGCCGTTCCTCAGGGAGCTCACCGTTCGTTACCCTGACGAGCTTTGTCGCCTGAGCGACGCCTTGGTGCTGATGCAGGTGACGGAGTTCACTTGCGGCGGGTTCGTCGTCGGGGTGACGTGGAACCACGTCATGGCCGACGGCGCCGGGATCGCGCAGTTCCTGCAGGCCATCGGCGAGCTGGCCCGTGGGATGGGGGCGCCGTCCGCCGTCCCCGTCAGGTCGGGCGCCACGATCCCGCCCATCCCAACGCCCGTGGTCGCCACGCTAAGGTCCCAGATGCAGGTCCTAACGGAGGAGCTGGCGAGCCTGGACGTCACGATCCCCTCAAGCCTGATCAGCCGCGTCAAGGCCGAGTGCGGCGGCGACTGCATGACGTTCGAGGTCGTGGCTGCGGCGCTCTGGCGGAGCCGCACCCGCGCGATCTTCTCCGGCGACGACCCCGACGACCCCGCGATGCTCTTCTTCCCGAAAAACATGCGCGAGAAGGTCGGCGCCGATCGCGGCTACTATGGCAACTGCTTCGGCAGCCAGCTGGTGGTGGCGACGAGCGGCGCGGTGGCGGGCGCCGAGATCAAGGACCTGGTGAAGCTCATAAAGGGCCACGCGGATATACTGGATCTGCTGATGGATGCCGGCGCCGCCTCGGGGAACGACCTGGGCAGGCTCATGTCATCCCCGAGGTACCACGCGATCGCCGTCTCGAGCTGGCAGAAGCTTGGGCTGGAG GCGGCGGACTTCGGACGCGGGAAGCCGGCGAGGGTGATGTGGCAGCCGGAGAAAGCGGTGGGGTTTTTCTGCGTGGTGTGCCCGCCGTGCATGGGGAAGGACGGCGTCAACGTCATGTCCCGCTGCGTCACGCCGGAGCACGCCGAGGCATTCCTACGGGAGCTGGCCGCCCTCGACATGTAG